A stretch of the Alnus glutinosa chromosome 6, dhAlnGlut1.1, whole genome shotgun sequence genome encodes the following:
- the LOC133870362 gene encoding putative clathrin assembly protein At2g25430: MSQSTIRKAIGAVKDQTSIGIAKVASNIAPELEVAIVKVTSHDEDPADEKHVRTILNLTSYSRSYIHACVSAVSRRLGKTRDWIVALKCLTLIHRVLNEGDPVFQEEILYATRRGTRLLNMSDFRDEAHSSSWDHSAFVKTYAMYLDQRLELILYDRKSAGGGDERFGGGRDNFRSPPQNSRPYEYESTSANGAYGNYGAMTTTRRSRSFGDVNEATDTKRGPVTVTPLRDMKPERIFGKMGHLQRLLDRFLSCRPTGLAKNSRMILIALYPVVKESFQLYADICEVLAVLLDKFFDMEYPDCVKTFDAYASAAKQIDELIALFNWCKDTGVARSSEYPNVQRITGKLLETLEEFVRDRAKTPKSPERKEVEAVQATEEIEPSMNEIKALPPPENYTPPPLPEPVPVAKPQQQFTEDLVNLRDDAVSADDQGNRLALALFAGQPASNGNGSWEAFPSNGQTEVTSAWQTPAAEPGKADWELALVETVSNLSRQKAALGGGFDPLLLNGMYDQGIVRQHVSTAHLSGGSASSVALPGPGKSATPVLALPAPDGTVQTFNQDPFAASLTVPPPSYVQMADMEKKQQFLVNEQHVWQQYAREGMQGQTSLAKISGTGYHAAGPMAMMPYGMPPVKGMTAPTGYYYTPY, encoded by the coding sequence ATGTCGCAGAGCACGATCAGGAAGGCGATCGGAGCCGTTAAAGACCAGACGAGCATAGGAATAGCGAAGGTGGCGAGCAACATCGCGCCGGAGCTGGAGGTGGCGATCGTGAAGGTGACCAGCCACGACGAGGACCCGGCGGATGAGAAGCACGTGCGGACGATCCTCAACCTCACGTCCTACTCGCGCAGTTACATCCACGCGTGCGTGTCGGCCGTGTCCAGGCGCCTGGGCAAGACGCGCGACTGGATCGTGGCCCTTAAGTGCCTCACGCTCATCCACCGCGTCCTCAACGAGGGTGACCCAGTGTTCCAGGAGGAGATCCTCTACGCCACGCGCCGCGGCACCAGGCTTCTCAACATGTCCGATTTCAGAGACGAAGCGCACTCCAGCTCCTGGGACCACTCGGCCTTTGTCAAAACCTATGCGATGTACTTGGATCAACGGCTAGAATTGATTCTCTACGATAGGAAGAGCGCTGGTGGTGGAGATGAGAGATTCGGCGGCGGTAGAGACAATTTTCGGTCACCGCCTCAGAATTCGAGGCCGTATGAGTACGAGAGTACCAGCGCTAATGGGGCTTATGGGAACTACGGGGCGATGACCACGACGAGACGGTCCCGTTCGTTCGGGGACGTGAATGAGGCGACGGATACGAAGAGGGGCCCGGTCACGGTGACCCCATTGAGGGACATGAAACCGGAGAGGATATTCGGGAAGATGGGCCATTTGCAGAGACTTCTCGACCGGTTCTTGTCGTGCCGGCCGACCGGTCTGGCCAAGAATAGCCGGATGATCTTGATTGCTCTCTACCCAGTGGTGAAGGAGAGCTTCCAGTTGTACGCTGATATCTGCGAGGTTCTGGCGGTGTTGCTGGATAAGTTCTTCGACATGGAGTACCCGGATTGCGTGAAGACCTTTGATGCCTATGCAAGTGCGGCTAAGCAGATTGATGAGCTCATTGCGCTCTTCAACTGGTGTAAGGACACGGGTGTGGCAAGGTCGTCAGAGTACCCGAACGTGCAGAGGATTACGGGGAAGCTGTTGGAGACTTTGGAGGAGTTCGTGAGGGACAGAGCAAAGACACCCAAGAGTCCTGAGAGAAAAGAGGTGGAGGCGGTTCAAGCCACGGAGGAAATCGAACCGAGTATGAATGAGATAAAGGCATTGCCTCCACCGGAGAATTATACTCCGCCGCCTCTTCCGGAGCCGGTGCCGGTGGCTAAGCCTCAGCAACAGTTTACTGAGGACCTGGTGAATTTGAGGGATGATGCGGTTAGTGCGGATGACCAAGGGAACAGGCTGGCCTTGGCTTTGTTTGCTGGTCAACCGGCGAGCAATGGAAATGGGTCGTGGGAAGCATTCCCATCAAATGGACAAACGGAGGTGACCTCGGCTTGGCAGACTCCGGCTGCTGAACCCGGCAAGGCCGATTGGGAATTGGCATTGGTTGAGACGGTGAGCAATTTGTCAAGGCAGAAAGCGGCATTGGGTGGTGGGTTTGATCCTTTGTTGTTGAATGGCATGTATGATCAGGGAATTGTGAGGCAGCATGTGAGTACTGCCCATTTGAGTGGAGGAAGTGCCAGCAGTGTGGCATTGCCCGGGCCAGGGAAGAGTGCCACACCTGTTTTGGCTCTCCCGGCACCAGATGGAACGGTCCAGACATTTAATCAGGACCCATTTGCCGCATCATTAACCGTTCCACCCCCATCGTACGTGCAAATGGCTGATATGGAGAAAAAACAACAGTTTCTTGTGAATGAGCAACATGTATGGCAGCAGTACGCGAGGGAAGGGATGCAAGGTCAAACTAGTTTGGCCAAGATCAGCGGAACTGGATACCATGCTGCAGGTCCCATGGCCATGATGCCTTATGGAATGCCGCCCGTCAAAGGAATGACAGCTCCGACCGGGTATTACTACACACCCTATTGA
- the LOC133871317 gene encoding glycosyltransferase BC10: MLSPTPLSLFCALLLCLPLAVVFTVKNPTASTTTINIDSNENPPTIFVPITHSTKNNQEMELKQSTAAPPLPPPNDDEPLLRVASLVNPKPWPPTSPKKLAFMFLTTVPLPFAPLWELYLNQTSKTLFNIYIHADPTNRYNPPFAGVFAHRVIPSKPASRFTPTLVSAARRLLAHALLHDPSNAMFALLSPSCVPLHSFNFTYRTLISSKKSFIEILKNEGSAYGRWAARGEDAMLPEVRLEDFRIGSQFWVLTRKHARLVVRDRRLWSKFKLPCVRYDTCYPEENYFATLLSMRDPRRCVPATLTHVDWRGRFDGHPRTYEASEVGPELVLSLRKDRPRYGDDGRNGSDSSVTKRHDPFLFARKFSFDSIQPLMRIANDVLFKD, encoded by the coding sequence ATGCTGTCTCCCACCCCCCTCTCCCTCTTTTGCGCTCTGCTGCTCTGCTTACCCCTCGCCGTTGTCTTCACCGTCAAAAACCCCACCGCCTCAACCACCACCATCAACATCGATAGCAATGAAAACCCACCAACCATTTTCGTACCCATTACTCATAGTACCAAAAACAACCAGGAAATGGAGCTCAAACAATCCACCGCTGCACCACCATTACCGCCGCCAAACGATGACGAGCCACTCTTGCGTGTTGCATCGCTAGTGAACCCGAAGCCCTGGCCACCCACTTCACCAAAAAAGCTAGCTTTCATGTTCCTAACCACTGTTCCTCTCCCATTTGCGCCCCTTTGGGAGCTTTACTTAAACCAAACCAGCAAAACCCTCTTCAACATCTACATCCACGCCGACCCCACCAACCGCTATAACCCGCCATTCGCAGGTGTGTTTGCTCACCGAGTCATACCCTCCAAACCCGCCAGCCGATTCACCCCAACTCTCGTCTCGGCGGCGCGTCGCTTGCTAGCTCACGCGCTTCTTCACGACCCCTCCAATGCCATGTTCGCCCTCCTCTCTCCTTCCTGCGTACCCCTCCACTCCTTCAACTTCACTTACAGGACTTTGATAAGTTCCAAGAAGAGCTTCATTGAGATCCTGAAGAACGAGGGGAGCGCTTACGGTAGGTGGGCGGCGCGTGGGGAGGACGCGATGCTGCCGGAAGTGAGGCTGGAGGACTTTCGGATAGGGTCGCAGTTTTGGGTACTGACACGTAAGCACGCGAGGCTTGTCGTGCGTGACCGCAGGCTTTGGTCCAAGTTCAAGCTACCGTGCGTGCGGTATGACACGTGTTACCCCGAGGAGAACTACTTTGCCACACTGCTCAGCATGCGGGACCCGCGGAGGTGCGTGCCAGCGACGCTCACGCACGTGGACTGGAGGGGCCGGTTCGATGGTCACCCTCGCACGTACGAGGCGTCTGAGGTGGGACCCGAGTTGGTCTTGTCATTGAGAAAGGACCGGCCTAGGTACGGCGATGATGGAAGAAACGGTTCTGATTCGTCTGTGACCAAACGGCACGACCCGTTTTTGTTTGCGAGAAAGTTCTCCTTCGACTCCATCCAACCGTTGATGAGAATAGCCAATGACGTCCTATTCAAAGATTAA